TTTACAGAGGAGTATTGGGAATATCAACTAGAAAATACATTTTTAGAATTCATTCATGACCAATCTTTAAAACTATTTATTTTTTCTAAAAAAAATCCTAAACTCATCGTCGGAACTATTAATTTTAATAATTTTATTCGGGGAGCCGCCCATTTTTGCTATGTAGGTTATGGCTTGGCAGAAAATGAACAAGGTAAAGGCTACATGACAGAAGCACTAAAAGAGGCAATTCAATATGTATTTGATGATTTAAATTTTCATCGCATTATGGCAAATTATATGCCACATAATCAACGTAGCGGTAATGTGCTAAAACGACTGGGATTTGTCGTGGAAGGATATGCTAGAGACTATTTATTAATTAATGGTAAATGGCAAGACCATATTCTCACAAGTCTGATTAATCCTCATTGGCAAGCGGGGCAAGACTAATTTATGCCAATTATGGTTATAGCAATCCTAAATATTAAATTGATGACATAGATAAAAGACTATACCTCTTGAGTAACTATCATTTTGGATTCTGGATGTAAGCACCCCCA
This window of the Nostoc sp. HK-01 genome carries:
- a CDS encoding ribosomal-protein-alanine acetyltransferase; the protein is MNSELPIITSDRLLLRIAIKEDIPQILKYFRENKAYLTPFYPQWVDDFFTEEYWEYQLENTFLEFIHDQSLKLFIFSKKNPKLIVGTINFNNFIRGAAHFCYVGYGLAENEQGKGYMTEALKEAIQYVFDDLNFHRIMANYMPHNQRSGNVLKRLGFVVEGYARDYLLINGKWQDHILTSLINPHWQAGQD